The Chloroflexota bacterium genome has a window encoding:
- the rsmD gene encoding 16S rRNA (guanine(966)-N(2))-methyltransferase RsmD, with protein MRVIAGIAKGRRLQSVPGEGTRPISDRVKSALFSILVSQDAIRDSRWLDLFGGTGAVGIEALSRGAGTVVFVERSGKALEVIGQNLSSTGLGDLGKSHVVRGDAFTYVDRPDLEAFDIIYVAPPQYHDLWKKVLTIIDRRPDLLSELGQVIVQIHPKEDDEGLPLANLERYDQRQYGSTRLIFFELSGD; from the coding sequence ATGAGAGTCATTGCAGGTATTGCCAAAGGACGCAGGCTTCAGAGTGTGCCAGGAGAGGGCACACGTCCCATATCCGATCGTGTGAAATCAGCTCTGTTCAGCATTCTGGTGTCTCAGGATGCGATCAGGGACAGCCGCTGGTTGGATCTGTTCGGAGGCACGGGCGCAGTTGGCATCGAAGCGCTCAGCCGCGGTGCGGGAACTGTCGTATTCGTCGAACGGTCGGGAAAAGCACTCGAGGTAATTGGACAGAACCTTAGCAGTACCGGACTGGGTGACCTGGGCAAATCCCATGTGGTTCGAGGCGATGCATTCACCTACGTGGACCGTCCTGATCTGGAAGCTTTCGACATTATCTACGTGGCGCCACCCCAATATCACGACCTCTGGAAAAAGGTGCTAACCATCATCGACCGGCGCCCCGACCTGTTGAGCGAATTGGGGCAGGTCATCGTCCAGATCCATCCCAAGGAAGATGATGAGGGTCTTCCTCTGGCCAATCTGGAACGCTACGACCAGAGGCAGTACGGCAGCACCCGCCTGATTTTCTTCGAGTTGAGCGGTGATTGA
- a CDS encoding DUF4434 domain-containing protein — protein sequence MFLRLSEKHGMAFYFGLYDSGQYWHQGDYRKEVDINLAVIDEVWAKYGQRAAFKGWYLSQEVSRRTGGIIDIYAKMGHQCKQVSGGLPVLISPWIDGVKAVWSFDASIEKTDRITPRQHEQEWNEIMAGIAGAVDIVAFQDGHVDFHELPEYLAINKILAEKNRLHCWTNIETFDRDMPIKFLPIKWEKLLLKLEAARQAQLEKAITFEFSHFLSPNSCYLQAHNLFNRYCEHFGLETR from the coding sequence TTGTTTTTGAGGTTAAGCGAAAAGCACGGCATGGCCTTCTATTTTGGCCTGTACGATTCTGGCCAGTACTGGCATCAGGGCGACTACCGAAAGGAGGTGGACATCAACCTGGCTGTCATTGATGAAGTGTGGGCAAAATACGGCCAACGCGCAGCATTCAAAGGCTGGTATCTCTCGCAAGAAGTAAGCCGCCGCACCGGCGGAATCATCGACATTTACGCAAAAATGGGCCATCAGTGCAAACAGGTCTCAGGGGGGTTGCCGGTACTGATCTCGCCCTGGATTGATGGAGTCAAGGCCGTCTGGAGCTTTGATGCATCCATTGAAAAAACAGACCGCATCACCCCCAGACAACATGAGCAAGAATGGAACGAAATCATGGCCGGTATTGCCGGGGCCGTTGATATTGTTGCCTTTCAAGACGGACATGTCGATTTCCACGAATTGCCGGAATATTTGGCCATCAACAAAATCCTGGCAGAAAAGAACCGGTTACACTGTTGGACCAACATCGAAACCTTTGACCGGGATATGCCGATCAAGTTCCTTCCCATCAAATGGGAAAAACTGCTTCTCAAACTGGAGGCTGCCCGACAAGCGCAGTTGGAAAAGGCCATCACATTTGAATTTTCTCACTTCCTCAGTCCAAACTCCTGCTACCTGCAGGCGCATAACCTCTTCAACCGCTACTGCGAGCATTTTGGGCTCGAAACCAGGTGA
- a CDS encoding DUF4434 domain-containing protein has product MKLTGTFLDEISHDIVHQNWGPDEWDRDFQTMKMIGIDTVILIRCGHKRWLTYSSEVLQKKGKLLSPAH; this is encoded by the coding sequence ATGAAATTGACGGGAACGTTTCTGGATGAAATCAGCCACGACATTGTCCACCAAAATTGGGGGCCTGATGAGTGGGATCGTGATTTCCAGACGATGAAAATGATTGGCATTGATACAGTCATCTTAATTCGTTGCGGACATAAACGGTGGCTAACCTATTCCTCCGAAGTATTGCAAAAAAAAGGAAAATTGTTATCGCCCGCCCATTGA
- the hutI gene encoding imidazolonepropionase codes for MNADLLILNAHQLLTCASPAGPKRGHDLADPGLVENGAIAVLEGQIVAAGTTPEVLKQVDDPEAAIIVDAADRVVLPGFVDPHTHLLWAGDRAGEFEMRIAGASYMEIMDAGGGIMNTVRATRAATIDQLIEETLPRLDSMIMHGTTTAEVKTGYGLDTETEIKMLDAIRLLDEQHPLDLIPTFLGAHAVPPDYADTPDRFVDLLVEEMLPAVAELRYRVETPDGGYYVRAADFCDVFCEVGAFDVAQSRRILETARDLGLGLKIHADEFEPLGGSTLAVELGAISADHLVCTTDEQLRVLATSDTVAVSLPGTPFGLGHDRYTRARTLIDQGAALALATDLNPGTCWGESMQFIISLACRSMQLTPAEAICATTINGAHALGLGDYLGSLEVGKQADILVLDIPDFRHLGYRFGTNLVETVIKRGAVI; via the coding sequence ATGAACGCCGATCTTCTCATTCTGAATGCTCATCAACTTCTGACCTGTGCCAGCCCCGCCGGACCCAAAAGGGGCCACGATCTGGCCGACCCAGGGCTGGTCGAAAATGGGGCGATCGCCGTTCTTGAGGGCCAGATTGTTGCCGCCGGCACGACGCCCGAGGTGCTGAAACAGGTCGACGATCCGGAAGCAGCCATCATCGTCGACGCCGCCGACCGAGTCGTTTTGCCGGGCTTTGTCGATCCCCATACCCATCTCCTGTGGGCCGGCGACCGGGCCGGCGAGTTCGAGATGCGTATCGCCGGTGCAAGCTATATGGAAATCATGGACGCAGGCGGGGGAATCATGAACACCGTGCGGGCCACCCGTGCCGCCACTATCGATCAACTGATAGAGGAAACCCTTCCCCGATTGGACAGCATGATCATGCACGGCACCACCACTGCTGAAGTCAAGACAGGCTACGGGCTGGATACCGAGACGGAGATCAAGATGCTGGATGCCATTCGCCTCCTGGACGAGCAGCACCCGCTAGACCTTATTCCCACATTCCTTGGCGCTCACGCTGTCCCCCCGGACTACGCGGATACCCCGGACAGGTTCGTCGATTTGCTGGTTGAAGAGATGTTGCCTGCGGTCGCCGAATTGCGGTACCGGGTCGAAACGCCCGATGGCGGTTATTATGTGCGGGCAGCCGATTTCTGTGACGTGTTCTGTGAGGTCGGGGCCTTCGATGTGGCCCAGAGTCGGAGGATACTGGAAACCGCCAGAGACCTGGGCCTGGGGCTGAAGATCCACGCGGACGAATTCGAACCCCTGGGCGGCTCGACACTGGCCGTGGAACTGGGCGCCATCAGCGCCGATCACCTGGTATGCACCACCGACGAACAACTGAGGGTCCTGGCGACTTCCGACACGGTCGCCGTGTCGCTGCCCGGCACCCCCTTTGGGCTTGGACATGATCGTTACACACGCGCCCGCACCCTGATCGATCAGGGTGCAGCCCTGGCCCTGGCGACCGACCTGAACCCGGGCACCTGTTGGGGAGAGTCGATGCAGTTCATCATCTCCCTGGCATGCCGCTCCATGCAATTGACCCCGGCCGAGGCAATCTGCGCAACCACCATCAACGGCGCGCACGCCCTGGGGCTCGGTGACTACCTGGGCAGCCTGGAGGTGGGCAAACAGGCCGATATCCTGGTCCTCGACATTCCCGATTTCCGCCACCTGGGCTATCGTTTCGGCACCAACCTGGTGGAGACCGTCATCAAACGGGGGGCTGTGATCTAA